In Bradyrhizobium sp. 1(2017), one DNA window encodes the following:
- a CDS encoding acetyl-CoA C-acetyltransferase, which translates to MARPVFIVDGSRTPFLKARSGPGPFTPVDLAVQCGRPLLARQPFSPDSFDQVILGCVNVIADEMNPARVAALRLGMGEDMVAFTVQINCGSGMQSIDTAYRYIREGHADMILAGGAEALSHAPLVWPNSGVRWFAGLATARGVAAKLAAAFKLRPRDLKPIIGLERGLTDPVTDLNMGQTAEVVGHLFGITRAQSDAYAAESHRRLAHAQTGGFLKGEVETAFSRDGKFFDHDDGVRPDSTAETLAKLRPVFERPWGQVTAGNSSQITDGASWVIVASDAAVAKHKLTPKAVIVDSNWAALDPSIMGLGPVMSATPLLQRNGLGVKDVETWELNEAFATQVLGCLAAWNDDKFCREILGLDGAAGEIDREKLNVDGGAISLGHPVGTSGNRIVLHLVNAMKRLGTRRGVATECIGGGLGGAMLIEAV; encoded by the coding sequence ATGGCGCGACCGGTTTTCATCGTCGACGGCAGTAGGACGCCGTTCCTGAAGGCGCGTTCGGGCCCCGGACCGTTCACGCCGGTCGATCTTGCCGTGCAATGCGGCCGGCCGCTGCTGGCGCGCCAGCCGTTCTCGCCCGACAGCTTCGATCAGGTCATCCTCGGCTGCGTCAACGTGATCGCGGACGAGATGAATCCGGCCCGTGTCGCCGCGCTGCGGCTCGGCATGGGCGAGGACATGGTCGCCTTCACGGTGCAGATCAATTGCGGCTCCGGGATGCAGTCGATCGATACCGCCTATCGCTACATCCGCGAAGGCCATGCCGACATGATCCTCGCGGGCGGCGCCGAGGCGCTGAGCCACGCGCCGCTGGTCTGGCCCAATTCCGGCGTGCGATGGTTTGCCGGTCTTGCCACCGCCAGGGGCGTGGCGGCGAAGCTCGCGGCTGCCTTCAAGCTGCGCCCCCGCGATCTCAAGCCGATCATCGGGCTCGAGCGTGGGCTGACCGATCCCGTCACCGATCTGAACATGGGCCAGACCGCCGAGGTTGTCGGCCATCTCTTCGGCATTACGCGGGCGCAATCCGATGCCTATGCCGCCGAGAGCCATCGCCGGCTCGCGCATGCGCAAACCGGAGGTTTTCTCAAGGGTGAGGTCGAGACCGCGTTCTCCCGCGACGGCAAGTTCTTCGACCATGACGATGGCGTGCGGCCGGACTCGACGGCCGAGACGCTGGCCAAGCTGAGGCCGGTGTTCGAGCGTCCCTGGGGACAGGTCACCGCGGGCAATTCCTCGCAGATCACCGACGGCGCGTCCTGGGTGATCGTGGCGTCCGACGCCGCGGTCGCCAAACACAAGCTGACGCCGAAGGCCGTCATCGTCGACAGCAACTGGGCGGCACTCGATCCCAGCATCATGGGACTCGGTCCGGTGATGTCGGCGACGCCGCTGCTCCAGCGCAACGGCCTTGGCGTCAAGGACGTCGAGACCTGGGAATTGAACGAGGCTTTTGCCACCCAGGTGCTCGGCTGCCTTGCGGCTTGGAACGACGACAAATTCTGCCGCGAGATACTCGGCCTCGACGGTGCGGCCGGTGAGATCGACCGCGAAAAGCTCAACGTCGATGGCGGCGCCATCTCGCTCGGCCATCCCGTCGGTACCTCCGGCAATCGCATCGTGCTGCATCTCGTCAACGCGATGAAGCGGCTCGGCACGCGGCGCGGCGTCGCCACCGAGTGCATCGGTGGCGGGCTCGGCGGTGCCATGCTGATCGAGGCGGTGTGA
- a CDS encoding ABC transporter ATP-binding protein produces the protein MARIDLVDLAHSYGGNDAAPESFALKPVTMTWRQGGAYALLGPSGCGKTTLLNVISGIITPSRGKILFDGKDITPLSTQKRNIAQVFQFPVIYDTMTVGENLAFPLKNRGVPKAEIDKRVAEIGRLLDLEPYLNRKATRLTADAKQKISLGRGLVRSDVAAVLFDEPLTVIDPELKWQLRSKLKALHRELDLTMIYVTHDQTEALTFADTVVVMHDGRVVQSGTPAELFDKPAHTFVGYFIGSPGMNILPAEVRGREARIDGHVIALNRSYDNLPAGAKIEIGVRPEFVAAVAPAPGLLTAKIERIDDLGRIRFARTRLGDAKLAARAPAGFTGADGTAGLKFDPSHVHVYADNLLVEGAA, from the coding sequence ATGGCTCGCATTGACCTCGTCGATCTCGCTCACTCCTACGGCGGCAACGATGCCGCACCGGAAAGCTTTGCGCTGAAGCCTGTCACCATGACCTGGCGCCAGGGCGGCGCTTATGCGCTGCTTGGCCCGTCCGGTTGCGGCAAGACCACGCTCTTGAACGTCATCTCCGGCATCATCACGCCGTCGCGGGGCAAAATCCTGTTCGACGGCAAGGACATCACACCGCTGTCAACCCAGAAGCGCAACATCGCCCAGGTGTTCCAGTTTCCGGTGATCTACGACACCATGACGGTGGGGGAGAACCTGGCGTTTCCGCTCAAGAACCGCGGTGTACCGAAGGCCGAGATCGACAAGCGCGTCGCCGAGATCGGCCGCCTGCTCGATCTCGAGCCCTATCTGAACCGCAAGGCGACGCGGCTCACCGCCGACGCCAAGCAGAAGATCTCGCTCGGCCGGGGCCTGGTCCGCTCCGACGTCGCCGCCGTGCTGTTCGACGAGCCGCTGACGGTGATCGATCCCGAGCTGAAATGGCAGCTTCGTTCCAAGCTGAAGGCGCTGCATCGCGAGCTCGACCTCACGATGATCTACGTCACCCACGACCAGACCGAGGCGCTGACCTTCGCCGACACGGTGGTCGTCATGCATGACGGCCGCGTGGTGCAGAGCGGCACGCCGGCCGAGCTGTTCGACAAGCCGGCGCACACTTTCGTCGGCTATTTCATCGGCTCGCCCGGCATGAACATCCTGCCGGCGGAGGTGAGGGGACGCGAGGCCAGGATCGACGGTCACGTCATCGCGCTCAACCGCTCTTATGACAATCTGCCTGCGGGCGCGAAGATCGAGATCGGCGTGCGTCCCGAATTCGTCGCGGCCGTCGCGCCTGCGCCGGGTCTGCTCACGGCGAAGATCGAGCGCATCGACGATCTCGGCCGCATCCGCTTCGCGCGGACGCGCCTCGGCGACGCCAAGCTCGCGGCACGGGCGCCGGCGGGCTTCACCGGCGCGGACGGCACGGCCGGGCTGAAATTCGATCCGTCGCATGTCCACGTCTATGCCGACAACCTTCTGGTGGAGGGAGCCGCCTGA
- a CDS encoding acyl-CoA thioesterase, with the protein MSQHATTAPSGDLCIRTLAMPADTNANGDIFGGWLLSQMDVGGGVFASKAAKSRTVTVAIEAMNFRKAVYVGDLVSVYANLVRVGRTSLTVHLEAWALRRGEEHPFLVTDGNFTYVSIDEHGRPQAVRATDTTIAT; encoded by the coding sequence ATGAGCCAACATGCCACCACCGCGCCGAGCGGCGATCTCTGCATCCGCACGCTGGCGATGCCCGCCGACACCAACGCCAACGGCGACATTTTCGGCGGCTGGCTGCTCAGCCAGATGGACGTCGGCGGCGGCGTGTTCGCCTCGAAGGCTGCGAAGTCGCGCACCGTGACAGTCGCGATCGAGGCGATGAATTTTCGCAAGGCGGTCTATGTCGGCGACCTCGTTTCGGTCTACGCCAATCTCGTCCGCGTCGGGCGCACCTCACTCACCGTGCATCTGGAAGCCTGGGCGCTTCGCCGCGGCGAGGAGCATCCGTTTCTCGTCACCGACGGCAATTTCACCTACGTCTCGATCGACGAGCACGGCCGCCCGCAGGCGGTCCGCGCGACCGACACGACGATCGCGACGTAA
- a CDS encoding 3-hydroxyacyl-CoA dehydrogenase NAD-binding domain-containing protein encodes MDSKIMTALGDRVLTLGPKPATDSPYKHFKLTRDEDGVAWLLFDRADTSANTLSADVMEEFDAVLAAIETERPAGLVIRSAKPSGFIAGADVNEFRGASDPGMVETRIRAAHAVVDHLEALKLSTVAVIHGFCLGGGLEVALACQSRIAIEGARFGFPEVMLGLHPGLGGTARFTALVNPVQSMSLMLTGRTIDARRAKSLGLVDTVTQERHVRNAVKDALFGRLKRARPGLLTRAANAGLVRGLLARRMRSEAAKAASREHYPAPYALIDLWEAHGGSKTAMLKAEQASFAKLMVTPTAQNLIRVFFLREQMKKAAGGGSTIKHVHVIGAGAMGGDIAAWCAGQGLRVSLADMKAEPIAGAVKRAAELYGKIIRKPTEVRDALDRLIPDMNGEGVRNADLIIEAVPEKLELKQKVYAGLEPRMKPDAILATNTSSIPLQDLRTTLARPERLVGLHFFNPVSRLQLVEVVSHDGNDPRVLKDALAVVGAIDRLPLPVKSSPGFLVNRALTPYMLEAMVMLDEKIDQRLIDAAAEQFGMPMGPIELADQVGLDICLDVGDMLRTKFGDLLPPTPAWLREKVAKGELGRKTGKSFYVWKDGKAEKAQLPETGPRVTDQMIDRLVLPMSNVCVAALREGIVDDTDAVDGAMIFGTGYAPFRGGPLNYARTRGVENVVPSLRALAERFGERFAPDPGWDNFK; translated from the coding sequence ATGGATTCCAAGATCATGACCGCGCTTGGCGATCGCGTGCTGACGCTCGGGCCCAAGCCTGCGACGGACAGCCCGTATAAGCACTTCAAGCTGACGCGCGATGAAGACGGCGTCGCCTGGCTGCTGTTCGATCGCGCCGACACAAGTGCCAACACGTTGTCCGCGGACGTGATGGAGGAGTTCGACGCCGTGCTCGCGGCGATCGAGACCGAGCGCCCCGCCGGCCTCGTGATCCGTTCGGCAAAGCCCTCCGGCTTCATTGCTGGTGCCGACGTCAACGAATTCCGCGGCGCGTCCGATCCCGGCATGGTGGAGACGCGCATCCGCGCCGCGCATGCCGTCGTCGATCATCTCGAAGCCTTGAAGCTGTCCACGGTCGCAGTCATCCACGGCTTCTGCCTCGGCGGCGGGCTCGAGGTCGCGCTGGCCTGCCAGTCGCGCATCGCCATCGAAGGCGCGCGCTTCGGCTTCCCCGAGGTGATGCTCGGCTTGCATCCCGGCCTCGGTGGCACCGCGCGTTTCACCGCGCTGGTCAATCCGGTGCAGTCGATGTCCCTGATGTTGACTGGCCGCACCATCGATGCACGCCGTGCCAAATCACTCGGCCTCGTCGATACCGTGACGCAGGAGCGCCACGTTCGTAACGCGGTGAAGGATGCGCTGTTCGGACGCCTGAAGCGGGCGCGGCCCGGCCTCCTGACCCGCGCGGCGAATGCCGGTCTCGTGCGCGGGCTGCTCGCCAGACGCATGCGCTCGGAGGCGGCAAAGGCTGCATCCCGCGAGCACTATCCCGCGCCCTACGCGTTGATCGATCTCTGGGAGGCGCATGGCGGCAGCAAGACCGCGATGCTGAAGGCAGAGCAGGCCTCGTTCGCAAAACTGATGGTGACGCCGACCGCGCAGAACCTGATCCGCGTCTTCTTCCTGCGCGAGCAGATGAAGAAGGCCGCAGGCGGTGGCAGCACGATCAAGCATGTCCATGTCATCGGCGCCGGCGCCATGGGCGGCGACATCGCCGCCTGGTGCGCGGGGCAAGGCTTGCGCGTCTCGCTCGCCGACATGAAGGCCGAGCCGATCGCGGGCGCGGTGAAGCGTGCCGCCGAGCTCTACGGCAAGATCATCCGCAAGCCGACCGAGGTGCGCGACGCGCTCGATCGTCTCATCCCTGACATGAACGGGGAGGGCGTTCGCAACGCCGATCTCATCATCGAGGCGGTGCCGGAGAAGCTCGAGCTCAAGCAGAAGGTCTATGCCGGGCTCGAGCCGCGGATGAAGCCGGACGCGATCCTTGCGACCAACACGTCGAGCATTCCGCTGCAGGACCTGCGCACCACGCTGGCGCGGCCGGAGCGGCTTGTCGGCCTGCATTTCTTCAATCCGGTATCGCGCCTGCAACTGGTCGAAGTCGTCAGCCACGACGGCAACGACCCGCGGGTGCTGAAGGACGCGCTCGCCGTCGTCGGCGCGATCGACCGTCTGCCACTGCCCGTGAAGAGCTCGCCCGGCTTCCTCGTCAACCGCGCGCTGACGCCGTACATGCTGGAAGCGATGGTGATGCTGGACGAGAAGATCGACCAGCGCCTGATCGATGCCGCGGCCGAGCAGTTCGGCATGCCGATGGGGCCGATCGAGCTCGCCGATCAGGTCGGCCTCGACATCTGTCTCGACGTCGGCGACATGCTGCGCACCAAGTTCGGCGATCTCTTGCCGCCGACGCCGGCCTGGTTGCGTGAGAAGGTCGCCAAGGGCGAGCTCGGCCGCAAGACCGGCAAGAGCTTTTACGTCTGGAAGGACGGCAAGGCGGAGAAGGCGCAGCTTCCCGAGACCGGTCCGCGCGTCACCGACCAGATGATCGATCGCCTGGTGCTGCCGATGTCCAACGTCTGCGTCGCCGCGCTACGCGAGGGCATCGTCGACGATACCGACGCGGTCGACGGCGCCATGATCTTTGGCACCGGTTATGCACCGTTCCGCGGCGGCCCGCTGAACTATGCGCGTACGCGCGGCGTGGAGAATGTCGTACCCAGCTTGCGCGCGCTGGCCGAACGATTCGGCGAACGTTTCGCGCCTGATCCGGGCTGGGACAATTTCAAGTGA
- a CDS encoding HAD family hydrolase — MIEAIGRALLFDIDGTLANTDPLHLKAFNQILGPRGHVFDHARFSRELQGFANASIGERFLPDETVERRAAILSEKEEVFRALVAGQIEPLQGLMALLDRADAAGVPMVAVTNAPRLNAELLLSGLGITGRFKAIVIGDELAHGKPHPLPYQEGLRFVGASAAASIAFEDSRSGVQSAAAAGIPTIGIRTSLSHADLVGAGAVASASAFDDPDLLMRLAAAMAW, encoded by the coding sequence ATGATCGAAGCAATCGGCAGGGCATTGTTGTTCGACATCGATGGCACGCTCGCCAACACCGACCCGCTGCATCTCAAGGCCTTCAACCAGATACTGGGACCGCGCGGCCATGTGTTCGATCACGCGCGCTTCTCCAGGGAGCTGCAAGGCTTCGCCAATGCGTCGATCGGCGAGCGCTTTCTGCCCGACGAAACGGTCGAGCGGCGCGCCGCGATCCTCAGCGAGAAGGAAGAGGTCTTCCGCGCGCTCGTCGCCGGGCAGATCGAGCCGCTGCAGGGGCTGATGGCGCTGCTCGACCGTGCGGATGCGGCCGGCGTTCCCATGGTCGCCGTGACCAACGCGCCGCGGCTCAATGCCGAATTGCTGCTGTCGGGCCTCGGCATCACCGGGCGGTTCAAGGCCATCGTGATCGGCGACGAGCTGGCGCACGGCAAGCCGCATCCGCTGCCCTATCAGGAAGGGCTGCGCTTTGTCGGGGCCAGTGCTGCGGCCTCGATTGCGTTTGAGGATTCACGCTCCGGCGTCCAGTCGGCGGCCGCCGCCGGCATTCCGACGATCGGAATCCGGACCAGCCTCAGCCATGCCGATCTCGTCGGCGCCGGCGCCGTTGCCTCCGCCAGCGCCTTCGACGATCCGGACCTGCTCATGCGCCTTGCTGCCGCGATGGCTTGGTGA
- a CDS encoding DeoR/GlpR family DNA-binding transcription regulator produces the protein MTGLTHRQAEILNIARASGRVMVEELARRFEVSAQTIRKDLNDLCERRSLTRIHGGAIIASGVENLAYEARRFVAADEKKAIGAAAASLIPNGCSLFINIGTTTEEVASALTSHEDLLVITNNLNVAMLLYRHPRIEVVVAGGTVRRADGAVVGSTATQLIGQFKVDYAIIGASAIDEEGALLDFDYREVQVAQAIIANARSVMLVADSTKLRRSAPVRIAHITQIQTFVTDQELPERLATICHSKGIEVVEALPKGAAESDESQADAQDGAPEAAPVVRLR, from the coding sequence GTGACCGGACTGACCCATCGCCAAGCCGAAATCCTCAACATCGCGCGCGCCTCCGGCCGCGTCATGGTCGAGGAACTCGCGCGCAGGTTCGAGGTCTCGGCGCAAACCATCCGCAAGGATCTCAACGATCTCTGCGAGCGGAGATCGCTGACCCGCATCCATGGCGGCGCCATCATCGCCTCGGGCGTGGAAAACCTCGCCTATGAGGCGCGCCGCTTTGTCGCCGCCGACGAGAAGAAGGCCATTGGCGCTGCGGCGGCCTCACTGATCCCGAACGGCTGCTCGCTGTTCATCAACATCGGCACCACGACGGAAGAGGTCGCGAGCGCGCTGACCTCGCACGAGGATCTGCTCGTCATCACCAACAATCTCAACGTCGCCATGCTGCTCTACCGCCATCCCCGCATCGAAGTGGTCGTCGCAGGCGGCACGGTGCGGCGTGCCGACGGCGCGGTGGTCGGCTCGACCGCGACGCAGCTGATCGGCCAGTTCAAGGTGGACTACGCCATCATCGGTGCGTCCGCGATCGACGAAGAGGGCGCCTTGCTCGACTTCGACTACCGCGAGGTGCAGGTGGCGCAGGCCATTATCGCCAATGCCCGCAGCGTCATGCTGGTCGCCGATTCCACGAAGCTCCGCCGCAGCGCGCCGGTGCGCATTGCGCACATCACCCAGATCCAGACCTTCGTCACCGACCAGGAGCTGCCCGAGCGCCTCGCCACCATCTGCCACAGCAAGGGCATCGAGGTGGTGGAGGCGTTGCCAAAGGGCGCCGCCGAGAGCGACGAATCTCAGGCCGATGCGCAGGACGGCGCGCCTGAGGCCGCGCCGGTGGTGCGGCTGAGATAG
- the glpD gene encoding glycerol-3-phosphate dehydrogenase, giving the protein MRLLERIFDLAIIGGGVNGCGIARDAVGRGNTVFLCEMNDLASGTSSWSTKLVHGGLRYLEYYEFRLVREALIEREILWGIAPHIIRPLRFVLPHHAGLRPAWLLRLGLFLYDHIGGRHLLPATRSVDLKRDEVGRPLIPNRYARAFEYSDCFVDDARLVVLNARDAADKGAEIRTRTRATEIRQSDGVWTVGMVNTLTGERSQIQARALINAGGPWVEDVLGRGAGVNAKAKVRLVQGSHIVVRKLYDHDRAYMFQNADGRIIFVIPYQDDFTLIGTTDRDYDGDPAKVKATPEEIQYLCAAASEYLAKPVTSDDVVWTYSGVRPLYDDGASEAKAATRDYVFELDTPGGVPLLSIYGGKITTYRRLAEEALERLAPYLRSAKAREGWTGKWPLPGGDMNVSDIDGLIAELQRGYPFLSHEHARRLARAYGTRAIKLLGDAKSAADLGQSFGATLTEREVRYLMANEWAVTAEDVVWRRSKLGLRLSADEIAALDDWIRTHAVQQTPLLEAGGRS; this is encoded by the coding sequence ATGCGTCTGTTGGAGCGTATTTTCGACCTCGCCATCATCGGAGGCGGCGTTAACGGCTGCGGCATCGCGCGCGACGCGGTGGGCCGCGGTAACACGGTTTTCCTGTGCGAAATGAACGACTTGGCAAGCGGGACGTCGTCCTGGTCGACCAAGCTTGTTCATGGCGGCCTGCGCTATCTCGAATATTACGAGTTTCGGCTGGTCCGCGAGGCGCTGATCGAGCGCGAGATCCTCTGGGGCATTGCGCCTCACATCATCCGCCCCCTGCGTTTCGTTTTGCCGCATCATGCCGGCCTGCGCCCGGCCTGGCTGCTGCGCCTCGGCCTCTTCCTTTACGACCACATCGGCGGCCGTCACCTGCTGCCCGCGACCCGTTCGGTGGACCTAAAACGCGACGAGGTCGGCCGCCCGCTGATCCCGAACCGCTACGCCCGCGCGTTCGAATATTCCGACTGTTTCGTCGACGACGCCCGCCTCGTCGTGCTCAACGCACGTGATGCCGCCGACAAGGGCGCCGAGATCCGCACCCGCACGCGTGCCACCGAAATCCGCCAGTCCGACGGGGTCTGGACCGTCGGCATGGTCAACACGCTGACCGGCGAGCGTTCGCAGATCCAGGCGCGTGCCCTCATCAATGCCGGCGGCCCATGGGTCGAGGACGTGCTCGGCCGCGGCGCGGGCGTCAACGCAAAGGCCAAGGTGCGCCTGGTCCAGGGCTCGCACATCGTGGTCAGGAAGCTCTACGACCACGACCGCGCCTACATGTTTCAGAACGCCGATGGCCGCATCATCTTCGTCATCCCCTACCAGGACGACTTTACCCTGATCGGCACCACCGACCGCGATTATGACGGTGACCCCGCCAAGGTGAAGGCGACGCCCGAGGAGATCCAATATCTCTGCGCCGCGGCGAGCGAATATCTGGCCAAGCCCGTGACGTCGGACGACGTGGTTTGGACCTATTCTGGCGTGCGTCCGCTCTATGACGACGGTGCCAGCGAAGCCAAGGCCGCGACCCGCGATTATGTGTTCGAGCTCGACACGCCCGGCGGCGTGCCGCTGCTGTCGATCTATGGCGGCAAGATCACGACCTATCGCCGCCTGGCAGAGGAAGCGCTGGAGCGGCTCGCGCCCTATCTTCGCAGCGCAAAAGCGCGCGAGGGCTGGACCGGAAAATGGCCGCTGCCCGGCGGGGACATGAACGTGTCGGACATCGACGGGCTGATCGCCGAGCTCCAGCGCGGCTATCCCTTTCTCAGCCACGAGCATGCGCGGCGCCTTGCGCGCGCCTATGGCACCAGGGCGATCAAGCTGCTGGGCGATGCGAAATCGGCCGCCGATCTCGGCCAGTCCTTTGGCGCCACGCTGACCGAGCGCGAGGTTCGTTATCTCATGGCCAATGAGTGGGCCGTCACCGCCGAGGACGTCGTCTGGCGCCGGTCCAAGCTCGGCCTGCGACTATCTGCCGACGAGATCGCGGCACTTGACGACTGGATCAGGACCCATGCCGTGCAGCAAACTCCCCTGCTGGAAGCAGGAGGACGTTCATGA
- a CDS encoding carbohydrate ABC transporter permease, with protein MDKTVNQKAWFLVLPVFLVVAFSAVLPLMTVVNYSMQDTFGNNQFFWNGVGWFKELLDPSTDLGGRFLASLGRNLFFSLVILAIEVPLGIVVALSMPRQGWTVAACLVILALPLLIPWNVVGTIWQIFGRPDIGLLGYVLNAMGIDYNYVSNDIDAWVTVIVMDVWHWTSLVALLCYAGLKSIPEAYYQAAQIDGASRWAVFKAIQLPKMNRVLLIAVLLRFMDSFMIYTEPFVVTGGGPGNSTTFVSIELVKIALGQFDLGKAAALSLVYNLIILIVCWIFYTVMTNAGVERKVQAESEPAVEPKPSAALKPVPALKPKEGVA; from the coding sequence ATGGACAAGACCGTCAACCAAAAAGCCTGGTTCCTGGTGCTGCCGGTGTTCCTGGTCGTCGCCTTCTCGGCGGTGCTGCCGCTGATGACGGTGGTGAACTATTCGATGCAGGACACCTTCGGCAACAACCAGTTCTTCTGGAACGGCGTCGGCTGGTTCAAGGAATTGCTCGACCCCTCGACCGATCTCGGTGGCCGCTTCCTTGCTTCGCTCGGGCGCAATTTGTTCTTCTCGCTGGTGATCCTTGCGATCGAGGTCCCGCTCGGCATCGTCGTCGCGTTGTCGATGCCGCGCCAGGGCTGGACGGTCGCGGCCTGCCTGGTGATCCTCGCATTGCCGCTGCTGATTCCGTGGAACGTCGTGGGCACGATCTGGCAGATCTTCGGCCGGCCCGACATCGGCCTGCTGGGTTATGTCCTCAACGCCATGGGCATCGATTACAATTACGTCTCCAACGACATCGACGCCTGGGTCACCGTGATCGTGATGGACGTCTGGCACTGGACCAGCCTCGTCGCGCTCCTGTGCTATGCCGGCCTGAAGTCGATCCCGGAAGCCTATTACCAGGCCGCCCAGATCGACGGCGCCTCGCGCTGGGCCGTTTTCAAGGCGATCCAGCTGCCGAAGATGAATCGCGTGCTCTTGATCGCGGTACTGCTGCGCTTCATGGACAGCTTCATGATCTACACCGAGCCGTTCGTCGTCACCGGCGGCGGGCCCGGCAACTCCACGACCTTCGTGTCGATCGAGCTGGTCAAGATCGCGCTCGGCCAGTTCGACCTCGGCAAGGCCGCGGCGCTGTCGCTGGTCTACAATCTGATCATCCTGATCGTCTGCTGGATCTTCTACACCGTCATGACCAATGCCGGTGTAGAACGGAAAGTCCAGGCGGAGAGCGAGCCGGCTGTGGAACCCAAGCCTTCGGCCGCGCTCAAGCCCGTGCCCGCGCTCAAGCCAAAGGAAGGAGTGGCCTGA
- a CDS encoding nuclear transport factor 2 family protein: MINRRDLALSTLAVSALAITAPAFAASADQEAVAKKVEAFRLAQIAADPKALGALCWDDLSYSHSSGKVEDKATFIANATDGKSKFLSIEYKDPTIKVVGPAAIVRFHWLGEQEMAADGKKVSTNLHILMNWQKQGDEWKLLSRAATKL; this comes from the coding sequence ATGATCAACCGACGCGACCTTGCCCTTTCGACTCTCGCCGTCTCCGCACTCGCCATCACGGCACCGGCATTCGCCGCCTCGGCAGACCAAGAGGCGGTGGCGAAGAAGGTCGAGGCCTTCCGGCTCGCCCAGATCGCCGCCGATCCGAAGGCGCTCGGCGCGCTGTGCTGGGACGATCTGAGCTACAGCCATTCCAGCGGCAAGGTCGAGGACAAGGCGACCTTCATCGCCAACGCCACGGACGGCAAGTCGAAATTCCTCTCGATCGAATACAAGGACCCGACCATCAAGGTCGTCGGCCCTGCCGCGATCGTTCGCTTCCACTGGCTCGGCGAACAGGAGATGGCGGCCGATGGGAAAAAAGTATCGACCAACCTTCACATCCTGATGAACTGGCAGAAGCAGGGCGACGAATGGAAGCTGCTGTCGCGGGCGGCGACGAAATTGTGA
- a CDS encoding ABC transporter ATP-binding protein has translation MTVTLDHVTRTVEGVPHIRDVSLTLESGTLNVLLGPTLSGKTSIMRLLAGLDKPTTGKVLVNGKDVTGADVRQRSVAMVYQQFINYPSFTVYENIASPLRVQGKPRDEIAARVAEAAKLLRLEPFLKRTPLQLSGGQQQRTAIARALVKGADLVLLDEPLANLDYKLREELRAELPRIFEASGAIFVYATTEPTEALLLGGNTVCMWEGQALQMGETANVYRRPQTLRVAQVFSDPPLNLVGIEKKNGSVQYAGGTASPSSGLYSSLADGTYRVGFRAHQLGLANGEADRHAFHATVTVTEITGSESFVHLTRDGMNWVAVLHGVHEFEPGQTLEAVLDPNDVFVFDAADRLVAAPSS, from the coding sequence ATGACCGTGACGCTCGATCACGTGACCCGGACCGTCGAGGGCGTCCCGCACATCCGCGACGTCTCGCTGACGCTCGAGAGCGGCACACTCAACGTGCTGCTGGGACCGACGCTGTCGGGCAAGACCTCGATCATGCGGCTGCTCGCCGGGCTCGACAAGCCCACCACCGGCAAGGTGCTGGTCAACGGCAAGGACGTCACCGGCGCCGATGTGCGCCAGCGTTCGGTCGCCATGGTCTATCAGCAGTTCATCAACTACCCCTCGTTCACGGTCTACGAGAATATTGCCTCGCCCCTGCGCGTGCAGGGCAAGCCGCGCGATGAGATCGCGGCGCGGGTCGCGGAGGCCGCCAAGCTGCTGCGACTTGAGCCCTTCCTGAAGCGCACGCCGCTCCAGCTCTCCGGCGGCCAGCAGCAGCGCACCGCGATCGCGCGCGCGCTGGTCAAGGGCGCCGATCTCGTGCTGCTCGACGAGCCGCTCGCCAATCTCGACTACAAGCTGCGCGAGGAGCTGCGCGCCGAACTGCCGCGCATCTTCGAGGCTTCGGGCGCGATCTTCGTCTATGCCACCACCGAGCCGACCGAGGCGCTCTTGCTCGGCGGCAACACGGTCTGCATGTGGGAGGGCCAGGCGCTCCAGATGGGCGAGACCGCCAACGTCTACCGCCGGCCGCAGACCCTGCGCGTCGCCCAGGTGTTCTCCGATCCGCCGCTCAATCTCGTCGGCATCGAGAAGAAGAACGGCTCCGTGCAATATGCCGGCGGCACCGCCTCGCCGTCCTCGGGCCTTTATTCATCGCTCGCAGACGGCACCTATCGTGTCGGTTTCCGCGCGCATCAGCTCGGCCTTGCCAATGGCGAGGCCGACCGCCACGCATTCCACGCCACGGTGACGGTGACCGAGATCACCGGTTCGGAGAGTTTCGTGCATCTGACCCGCGACGGAATGAACTGGGTTGCGGTGCTGCACGGCGTGCACGAGTTCGAGCCCGGCCAGACGCTCGAGGCGGTGCTCGATCCGAATGATGTTTTCGTATTTGACGCGGCGGACCGCCTGGTCGCTGCCCCGAGCTCCTGA